In Ciconia boyciana chromosome 3, ASM3463844v1, whole genome shotgun sequence, a genomic segment contains:
- the LBH gene encoding protein LBH: MSVLCPLPCPDYLRSAEMTEVMMNTPAMDEIGLSPRKDGLSYQIFPDPSDFDRYCKLKDRLPSIVVEPTEGDVESGELRWPPEEFLVQEEEEEEEEENCEDAKKDNKEQ; encoded by the exons ATGTCTGTGCTGTGTCCCCTGCCCTG cCCTGATTATCTGAGATCAGCTGAAATGACTGAAGTGATGATGAACACCCCAGCTATGGATGAGATTGGGCTAAGCCCCCGCAAGGATGGCCTGTCATATCAG ATCTTCCCCGATCCCTCAGACTTTGACCGTTACTGTAAGCTGAAGGACCGCCTGCCCTCAATTGTGGTGGAGCCGACGGAGGGCGACGTGGAGAGCGGCGAGCTGAGATGGCCACCCGAAGAGTTCCTcgtgcaggaggaggaggaggaagaggaggaagaaaactgtgAAGATGCAAAGAAGGACAACAAGGAGCAATAA